The following nucleotide sequence is from Microbulbifer sp. A4B17.
CACTAAGGGTGGCCTACAAATGGTTTGAATCTCAGAGGAAAAAAATATGTTGATCTTAAAGCGCCGGACGGGTCAAAACTTAAGGATTGGAGCAAATGTCTCAATTACCGTACTGGAAGTTAAAGGTAATCAAGTGAAGATAGGCATACTTGCCCCCAAATCCCTGCCTGTTCACCGTGAAGAAATATATATACGTGTACAAAGGGAGCGGGCACTCGGAAGAGGAGATCGTTGATAGTCCCGCTGTGGCTACGGATTTCCCAAAGCATCCATGTCAAAACCATGATGGTAGCGGTTTTGATATAGGGTGCCTTTGCTGGTTACCCCTATTTGCTGGATGTAATTAAAGGATTAGTGTTGGGCCGACCTACCAATATGCCATAGGTGCCTAATTTATGGGCGTCCATGATCGTTCAAAC
It contains:
- the csrA gene encoding carbon storage regulator CsrA, encoding MLILKRRTGQNLRIGANVSITVLEVKGNQVKIGILAPKSLPVHREEIYIRVQRERALGRGDR